Proteins from a genomic interval of Cyanobacteria bacterium QS_8_64_29:
- a CDS encoding DNA-directed RNA polymerase subunit gamma, giving the protein MRHQLEPQFDYVKVGLASPERIGQWGERTLPNGNVVGEVTKPETINYRTLKPEMDGLFCERIFGPAKDWECHCGKYKKVRHRGLVCERCGVEVTESRVRRHRMGHIKLATPVTHVWYLKGIPSYISILLDMPLRDVEQVVYFNAYVVLDPGNAGNLSYKQLLTEEQWVELEDQLYSEGSQLEGIEVGIGAEAIQRLLSEVQLEQEAENLREEIAGAKGQKRAKLIKRLRVIDNFIATGSRPEWMVLTRLPVIPPDLRPMVQLDGGRFATSDLNDLYRRAINRNNRLARLQEILAPEIIVRNEKRMLQEAVDALIDNGRRGRTVVGSNNRPLKSLSDIIEGKQGRFRQNLLGKRVDYSGRSVIVVGPKLKIYQCGLPREMAIELFQPFVIHRLIRSGIVNNIKAAKRLVQRGDASIWEALEEVIQGHPILLNRAPTLHRLGIQAFEPILVEGRAIQLHPLVCPAFNADFDGDQMAVHVPLSLEAQSEARLLMMSSYNILSPATGDPIVTPSQDMVLGCYYLTADDPQANTDPASARYFANLDNAIAAYEQGIVGLHDWVWVRYNGPVNSEDDESEPLEQRTLGDGTTLKRYRMRQVRESTTGEQLSQYIYTTIGRAIYNRTIQSALVDA; this is encoded by the coding sequence ATGAGACACCAGCTAGAACCCCAATTCGACTACGTCAAAGTCGGGCTCGCCTCCCCCGAGCGCATCGGCCAGTGGGGCGAGCGGACCTTGCCCAACGGCAACGTCGTCGGCGAAGTCACCAAGCCCGAGACCATTAACTACCGCACGCTCAAACCCGAAATGGACGGGTTGTTCTGCGAGCGCATCTTCGGGCCGGCCAAGGACTGGGAGTGCCACTGCGGCAAGTACAAAAAGGTCCGGCACCGCGGCTTGGTGTGCGAGCGCTGTGGCGTCGAGGTCACCGAATCCCGCGTGCGGCGGCACCGCATGGGCCACATTAAGCTCGCCACCCCGGTCACCCACGTCTGGTACCTCAAAGGCATTCCCAGCTACATCAGCATCCTGCTGGATATGCCGCTGCGCGATGTCGAGCAGGTGGTGTATTTCAATGCCTACGTCGTGCTGGATCCTGGCAACGCCGGCAACCTGAGCTACAAGCAGCTGCTCACCGAAGAGCAGTGGGTCGAGCTCGAAGACCAACTCTACAGCGAAGGATCCCAGCTCGAGGGCATCGAGGTCGGCATTGGCGCCGAGGCCATCCAGCGGTTGCTCTCGGAAGTCCAGCTCGAGCAGGAAGCCGAGAACCTGCGCGAGGAAATCGCGGGGGCCAAAGGCCAAAAGCGCGCCAAGCTCATCAAGCGGCTGCGCGTCATCGATAACTTCATTGCCACCGGATCGCGGCCCGAGTGGATGGTGCTGACGCGCCTGCCGGTCATCCCGCCCGATCTGCGGCCCATGGTCCAGCTCGATGGCGGCCGCTTTGCCACCTCGGACCTCAACGATCTCTACCGACGCGCGATCAACCGCAACAATCGCTTGGCGCGCCTGCAGGAGATCCTGGCCCCCGAGATCATCGTGCGCAACGAAAAGCGCATGCTGCAGGAGGCCGTGGATGCCCTGATCGACAACGGCCGGCGCGGGCGCACTGTGGTGGGCTCCAACAACCGCCCGCTCAAATCCCTCTCCGACATCATCGAGGGCAAGCAGGGGCGCTTCCGGCAGAACCTGCTGGGCAAGCGTGTGGACTACTCCGGCCGCTCGGTGATTGTGGTAGGGCCCAAGCTCAAGATCTACCAGTGCGGCCTGCCGCGCGAGATGGCCATCGAGCTGTTCCAGCCCTTTGTCATCCACCGCCTGATCCGCTCCGGCATTGTCAACAACATCAAGGCGGCCAAACGGCTGGTGCAGCGCGGCGATGCCAGCATTTGGGAAGCGCTGGAAGAAGTCATTCAGGGCCATCCCATCTTGCTCAACCGGGCGCCGACGCTGCACCGCTTGGGCATTCAGGCCTTTGAGCCCATTCTGGTCGAGGGGCGCGCCATCCAGCTCCATCCGCTGGTGTGCCCGGCCTTCAACGCCGACTTTGACGGCGACCAAATGGCAGTGCACGTGCCGCTGTCGCTGGAGGCGCAATCGGAGGCGCGCCTGCTGATGATGTCAAGCTACAACATCCTGTCCCCGGCGACCGGCGATCCCATTGTGACGCCCTCCCAGGATATGGTTTTGGGCTGCTATTACCTCACCGCCGACGATCCCCAAGCCAACACCGATCCCGCGAGCGCGCGTTACTTTGCCAATCTCGACAACGCGATCGCCGCCTACGAGCAAGGCATTGTCGGCCTCCACGACTGGGTCTGGGTGCGCTACAACGGGCCGGTCAACTCCGAAGACGACGAGAGCGAGCCCCTAGAACAACGCACCCTGGGTGATGGCACCACCCTCAAGCGCTACCGCATGCGCCAAGTGCGCGAATCCACCACGGGCGAGCAGCTGTCCCAATACATCTACACCACCATCGGGCGCGCTATCTACAACCGAACCATTCAATCGGCGCTGGTGGACGCCTAG
- a CDS encoding DNA-directed RNA polymerase subunit beta'', whose translation MSQEQAPIFFNRKVDKGQLKHLIGWAFAHYGSARCAAMADELKDMGFWYATKAGVSLSIDDLEVPSAKRQMLEAAEEEIDTTQDRYRRGQITEVERFQSVIDTWNSTSEALKDEVVRNFEDSDPLNSVYMMSQSGARGSMAQVRQLVGMRGLMADPQGEIIDLPIKTNFREGLTVTDYIISAYGARKGLVDTALRTADSGYLTRRLVDVSQDVIIRELDCGTQRGIPLSSMSDGEQTLIPLSDRLFGRILAQDVTHPETGETLAQRNQSLDEALAKHIAELHDEVVVRSPLTCEATRSVCQHCYGWNLAHRHTVDLGEAVGIIAAQSIGEPGTQLTMRTFHTGGAHTGEVAQQVRAQSEGTVHFEQGLRTRQVRTERGDQREQLEVAGELTLHPSTGGQPQTVALTPGSQLLVRDGEAVKAGQLLAEIATGKQQQSTERAVKDVSADLAGEAIFDGLMPEEKNDRQGNITRVAQRGGLIWVLSGEVYNLLPGAEPTVQNGDWVEPDSVLAETRVSSAAGGVVRLRDSEQSRQDIEILTASLQLDRARVSRDRSGSSEQYLIRTADERTFALKAAPGTKIQHNQAVAELVDERYQTATGGIVKYADLEVDKRGKAKQGYEVTQGGTLLWIPEECHEVNKDLSLLLVEHGQYVEAGTEIVKDIFCQSSGVVEVVQKNDILREIAIKPGELHLSEEEPAVKQQLVNPDTEVLPGVEVSELRYAESLQSPQGKALLLRPAIEYRIPEDPELPSQRSLNQRNNPPIGLKATQRVLYKDGERVKSVDGVDLVRTQLVLDVGEADGQSHTWVDVELVDSDDGSELLQLVVLEPLAVRRNSDDDPLGGNAQTTIAVQDGDEIEAGAVVARTEIRCLDTGEVRGIREGLEAVRRILIVREADRATVTYQGQAQVAAGDRVVAGDSLASDATAPDSGRVVSVEDGTIALRLGRPYRVSQGAVLHVTDGGLVQRGDNLVLLIFERAKTGDIIQGLPRIEELLEARKPREACVLARRPGTAQVSYREDDTAEVKIVEADGTVSDYPIAPGQNVLVADGQAVGMAQALTDGAANPHELLDIFFELYKDEIGTYEAALYALRRAQQFIVDEVQSVYQSQGIDIADKHIEIVVRQMSSKARIDDGGDTTMLPGELLEVRQIEQVNEAMAITGGAPARYTPVLLGITKASLNTDSFISAASFQETTRVLTEAAIEGRSDWLRGLKENVIIGRLIPAGTGFSAHQDAITQAGEPDGAAAGNGATAASAEASEGNGLEGSAEAGNWSEEVVLDDRTARAYSLEDRPDYTTDSGDVLPILDDESSEGEQADNGDTEA comes from the coding sequence ATGAGCCAAGAGCAAGCCCCGATTTTTTTCAACCGCAAGGTCGATAAAGGCCAGCTCAAGCACCTGATCGGCTGGGCGTTCGCCCACTACGGCAGCGCACGCTGCGCCGCCATGGCAGACGAGCTCAAAGACATGGGCTTTTGGTACGCCACCAAAGCGGGCGTCTCGCTCAGCATCGACGATCTGGAGGTCCCCTCGGCCAAGCGGCAGATGCTGGAAGCCGCTGAAGAGGAGATCGACACAACCCAGGATCGCTACCGGCGCGGGCAGATCACCGAGGTGGAGCGCTTCCAGAGCGTAATCGACACCTGGAACAGCACCTCGGAGGCCCTCAAGGACGAAGTCGTTCGCAACTTCGAAGACAGCGATCCGCTCAACTCGGTCTACATGATGTCCCAGAGCGGCGCGCGCGGCAGCATGGCCCAAGTACGCCAGCTGGTGGGCATGCGCGGCCTCATGGCCGATCCCCAGGGCGAGATCATCGACCTCCCCATCAAGACCAACTTTCGCGAGGGGCTAACGGTCACCGACTACATCATCTCGGCCTACGGCGCGCGCAAGGGCCTGGTGGATACGGCCCTGCGAACCGCTGACTCCGGCTACCTGACGCGACGCCTGGTGGATGTTTCCCAGGATGTCATCATCCGCGAGCTCGACTGCGGCACCCAGCGCGGCATTCCGCTGAGCAGCATGAGCGATGGCGAGCAGACCCTGATCCCGCTATCGGATCGCTTGTTCGGGCGCATCTTGGCCCAGGATGTCACCCACCCCGAAACGGGCGAGACCCTCGCCCAGCGCAACCAGAGCCTGGATGAGGCGCTAGCCAAGCACATTGCCGAGCTGCACGATGAGGTGGTGGTGCGCTCGCCGCTGACCTGCGAAGCAACCCGCTCGGTTTGCCAGCACTGCTACGGCTGGAATTTGGCCCACCGCCACACGGTCGATTTGGGCGAAGCTGTGGGCATCATCGCCGCGCAATCCATTGGCGAGCCCGGCACCCAGCTCACCATGCGCACCTTCCATACCGGCGGCGCCCACACCGGCGAGGTGGCCCAACAGGTGCGGGCGCAATCGGAAGGGACGGTGCATTTCGAGCAAGGCCTGCGCACGCGCCAAGTCCGAACCGAGCGCGGCGACCAGCGCGAGCAGCTGGAGGTTGCCGGCGAGCTAACGCTGCACCCCAGTACCGGCGGCCAGCCCCAGACCGTTGCGCTCACGCCCGGCTCGCAGCTGCTGGTTCGCGACGGCGAAGCCGTCAAAGCCGGCCAGCTGCTGGCTGAAATTGCCACTGGCAAGCAGCAGCAATCCACCGAGCGCGCCGTTAAAGACGTCTCCGCCGATCTGGCTGGCGAAGCCATCTTCGATGGCTTGATGCCCGAGGAAAAAAACGACCGCCAGGGCAACATTACCCGCGTCGCCCAACGCGGCGGCCTGATTTGGGTGCTCTCGGGCGAGGTCTACAACCTGCTGCCTGGGGCCGAGCCCACGGTCCAAAACGGCGATTGGGTGGAGCCGGACTCGGTGCTGGCCGAGACCCGAGTGTCCTCGGCCGCCGGCGGCGTCGTTCGGCTCAGGGACAGCGAGCAGAGCCGGCAGGACATCGAGATCCTGACGGCATCGCTGCAGCTGGATCGGGCTCGGGTGAGCCGCGATCGCAGCGGCAGCAGCGAACAGTACCTCATCCGCACTGCGGACGAGCGCACGTTTGCCCTCAAAGCGGCGCCCGGGACCAAAATCCAACACAATCAAGCCGTCGCTGAGCTGGTGGACGAGCGCTACCAAACGGCCACCGGCGGCATCGTCAAGTACGCCGACCTCGAGGTCGACAAGCGCGGCAAAGCCAAGCAGGGCTACGAGGTTACCCAGGGCGGCACGCTGCTCTGGATTCCCGAGGAATGCCACGAAGTCAACAAAGACCTCTCGCTGCTGCTGGTGGAGCACGGGCAATACGTCGAAGCCGGCACCGAGATCGTCAAAGACATCTTCTGCCAGTCCTCGGGCGTTGTGGAGGTCGTGCAGAAAAACGACATCCTGCGCGAGATCGCCATCAAGCCGGGCGAGCTCCACCTGAGCGAAGAAGAACCGGCCGTCAAGCAGCAGCTGGTCAACCCCGACACAGAGGTTTTACCGGGGGTCGAGGTCTCAGAGCTGCGCTACGCCGAGTCCCTGCAAAGCCCCCAGGGTAAGGCCCTGCTGTTGCGGCCGGCGATCGAGTACCGCATCCCCGAGGACCCGGAGCTGCCCTCGCAGCGATCGCTCAACCAGCGCAACAACCCACCCATCGGGCTCAAGGCCACCCAGCGCGTGCTGTATAAAGACGGCGAGCGCGTCAAATCGGTCGATGGCGTCGATTTGGTCCGCACGCAGCTGGTGCTCGATGTCGGCGAGGCCGACGGGCAGTCCCATACCTGGGTGGATGTCGAGCTGGTCGATAGCGACGACGGCAGCGAGTTGCTGCAGCTGGTGGTACTGGAGCCACTGGCGGTGCGCCGCAACAGCGATGACGACCCGCTGGGCGGAAACGCCCAAACGACGATCGCGGTGCAGGACGGCGATGAGATTGAGGCCGGTGCCGTGGTGGCCCGCACCGAAATCCGGTGCTTGGACACCGGCGAGGTGCGCGGCATCCGCGAGGGCCTCGAGGCCGTTCGGCGCATCCTGATCGTGCGCGAGGCCGATCGCGCCACGGTCACCTATCAAGGGCAAGCCCAAGTGGCGGCTGGCGATCGGGTCGTTGCGGGCGACTCGCTGGCCTCGGACGCAACTGCCCCCGACTCCGGCCGGGTGGTATCAGTCGAGGACGGCACGATTGCGCTGCGACTGGGCCGCCCCTACCGCGTCTCGCAGGGGGCCGTGCTCCACGTCACCGATGGCGGGTTGGTCCAGCGCGGCGACAACCTCGTGTTGCTGATCTTCGAGCGCGCCAAAACCGGCGACATCATTCAGGGGCTACCGCGCATTGAGGAGCTGCTCGAAGCCCGCAAGCCCCGAGAAGCCTGCGTGTTGGCCCGGCGGCCGGGAACCGCCCAGGTGAGCTACCGCGAAGATGACACCGCCGAGGTCAAAATCGTCGAGGCGGATGGCACGGTCAGCGACTACCCCATCGCCCCGGGGCAAAACGTACTCGTTGCGGACGGTCAGGCCGTGGGCATGGCCCAAGCCCTGACCGATGGCGCAGCTAACCCGCACGAGTTGCTCGATATTTTCTTCGAGCTCTACAAAGATGAGATCGGCACCTACGAAGCCGCGCTCTACGCGCTGCGTCGGGCCCAGCAGTTCATCGTCGATGAGGTGCAGTCGGTGTATCAGTCCCAGGGCATCGACATCGCCGACAAGCACATCGAGATCGTCGTGCGCCAGATGAGCTCCAAGGCGCGCATCGACGATGGCGGCGATACGACCATGCTGCCGGGCGAGCTGCTGGAAGTGCGCCAGATCGAGCAGGTCAACGAGGCCATGGCCATCACCGGCGGGGCCCCTGCCCGCTACACGCCCGTGCTGTTGGGCATTACCAAAGCCTCGCTCAATACGGACAGCTTCATCAGCGCCGCCAGCTTCCAAGAGACAACCCGCGTGCTGACCGAAGCGGCCATCGAGGGCCGCTCCGACTGGCTGCGCGGCCTGAAAGAAAACGTCATCATCGGTCGCTTGATCCCGGCCGGTACGGGCTTTAGCGCCCACCAGGATGCCATCACTCAGGCCGGCGAGCCCGACGGGGCTGCCGCCGGTAACGGGGCAACGGCAGCATCCGCCGAGGCCTCCGAGGGCAACGGCCTGGAAGGAAGCGCCGAGGCTGGCAACTGGAGCGAGGAGGTAGTCCTCGACGATCGCACCGCCCGCGCTTACAGCCTCGAGGATCGGCCGGATTACACCACCGACAGCGGCGACGTGCTGCCCATCCTGGATGACGAAAGCAGCGAGGGCGAGCAAGCCGACAACGGGGATACCGAGGCCTAA